The region GCGGTATTCCATTAAAGCTAATGGCTTTGTAACCGCCTTCAAGTTCCATTGAGTTTACATTATAAGAGGTTTTTCTCAAATAATCTTGATACGCCCTTCTTACGCCATAACTGCAACAAATGAAGTCGGCAGAACTACCCGAAACGTTTTCAAGTTCGTCTATTGCGGTTTGAATACCCATATCGCTAATATTTGCCATAGTTGCGTTATATGGTTTAAGCCAAGCGTTGTTTGCCCTATCGATTGAATAGAGTGTTTGACTGTTGCCAAAAATTGCGCCTAAACCGGTAATTTCATTGTTAAAACTGCCTTGAACGGTAATGATATCGGTATTAGTTACCGAAGAACTTGCAATGTCTGCGCCGTCGACTACAATTTTTTTGTTTGCTCTATCTACCGCAACAATTCTTCTTGTGGTAAGACCGGACTTGCCTACGCCCATTTCGCTACAAACATCAATAACCATACCTTCCATTAAGTATTGAATGGTGTCAAGCGTGATAGTTTTGCCGGTTGCAGAAACAACGGTTGCTAGTTTTCCGCTACCGTCGCCGAATAACATTCTGCCAAAGTTAAATTTGCTAGCTTTAATAAGACCGTCCATTTCGGCGTTAAGCAAATTTACAAATGCGCCTGCATTATTTGCCGAAGCCCTTATGGCTTTGTCCGAAATTTCGATTGCGCCGTACAAGTTTTTAAGCGATAACTTAAATTGAGCGTATCTATTCTCTGCCGACTTAGGCAAAGTATCGGTTTCTGTGCCAGCCCCGATACCTCCGTTTACGCCATAGGGCGCAAGTTTGATTATTTCTTTTCCCCAAACGTCGCTTTCGGTTTGTTTGAAACGATTAAATAGAGGGTTAGTATTTGTGTTAAGTTGGTCTGAAACTACCGAAAGATATAGCGCCTTTAAGGCATTATCGGCTGTTGAAAGTGTTACCATATTTTTCTCCTTTTTATAGATAATGTTTAATTAGTTTATTTGCTTCTTCAAGCGTTTTTGGTTTGTTAGGCGGAGTAAGAGGATAATTGCTACCTTGCCCGATTGTTTGCGGAACTGTATTCCCTTGTAATTTAGCAATCATTTTTGCGCTAAGTTTGTCGGTAAGCTGTCTATTTTCTAGTAGCAAATCTACAAACTCTTGCTTTTTTGCCAAACTTTGATACAACAAGGGAGAGTCGCAAATGATACCTAGCAAGACTTTTTCTCTACTGGTAATCTGGCTAGGCGGGTTGAAATTAATTTTATCTTCAATTAGGTCAAAGAAACAATTTGCTAAGGGGTACTTAGCGTAAAACTCCTCTTTTTCCACGCTCGGTGGCAAGGGCAAAGTTTGCATATTAGAAATTTCTTGTTTGTTTTGAGTGTTTTGCTCGGTTGAAATCTCTTGACTGCCTGCTTTGCCCACGACTACGCTTGATGTATCAAACGAAGTTTTGCTTGTACCGTCTATATACTCAACCGCTTCAAGCGGATTGCTTGTACTATTTTTATTAATGGTTTGACTATCTATAACTTGTTCGGCGACATCTAGTAATTTTTGTATCGCCTTCTCTTTTGAAACATCTTTTTCTTGGGTATTTAAGACGCTATCTTGATTACTTAAATTTTTTTCTTGGGTATTTAAGACGCTTTTTTGATTACTAATATCTTTTTGATTGAGTATGAAATTTGCGTCTTGCTCAATGTCGCTTGCGTTGACCTGATTAGTTTTTAGCTCGCTTATATTATTTAACTCGGTTTTAATGTCTAAGTCGTTTTCTTTGGTATTTATGCCGGCGTCTTGCGTATTTAAGTCATTCGCTTTGCTATTTATGTCATTGTCTTTTTGAGTTTCTTCAAGACTTTCTTCTAAGCTTTTAATTTTTTGACATTTTTTTGTAAAAGTGGCTTCGAGATTTTGATAGCCTTTGATAAGTTCTTCTAGACTCTTATATTTCCCGT is a window of Clostridia bacterium DNA encoding:
- a CDS encoding phage major capsid protein; translation: MVTLSTADNALKALYLSVVSDQLNTNTNPLFNRFKQTESDVWGKEIIKLAPYGVNGGIGAGTETDTLPKSAENRYAQFKLSLKNLYGAIEISDKAIRASANNAGAFVNLLNAEMDGLIKASKFNFGRMLFGDGSGKLATVVSATGKTITLDTIQYLMEGMVIDVCSEMGVGKSGLTTRRIVAVDRANKKIVVDGADIASSSVTNTDIITVQGSFNNEITGLGAIFGNSQTLYSIDRANNAWLKPYNATMANISDMGIQTAIDELENVSGSSADFICCSYGVRRAYQDYLRKTSYNVNSMELEGGYKAISFNGIPLVADRFVAPKTMYILNTAEFSLHQLCDWRWLEGEDGKVLKQVASKPIYTATLVKYADLICNKPSGQAVLTGITEA